The genomic DNA GCAAACCGCCTCGTCAAGCAACTCGTGGCTGATGTCCCTCACAACGAGAAGGCATTTTCCGAGCTCATCGCTATGGGTAGAACCGCTGTTCCAGCGCTTATCAACGGAATGGCGAGTTATGATGAGATGATTCGAACGCAATGTATGCGAGCGCTTGTGCGAATAGGCACACCAGCAGAGAGACCGTTGATGGATGCATTGAAAAATCGTCCGGAATGGCGCGTTCGAGCGTGGTCTGCTTTAGCATTGGGTGAAATGAAATCCAACGTTGCAGTGGACACACTCATAGACAGCCTGAGATATGACAACCATTGGTGGGTGCAATGCGAATCGGCACTCGCTTTA from Fimbriimonadales bacterium includes the following:
- a CDS encoding HEAT repeat domain-containing protein, with the protein product MKKLMLLTGVCFLTIGFSPINSNPMANRLVKQLVADVPHNEKAFSELIAMGRTAVPALINGMASYDEMIRTQCMRALVRIGTPAERPLMDALKNRPEWRVRAWSALALGEMKSNVAVDTLIDSLRYDNHWWVQCESALALGKIGNERAIPVLETISQDGDERVNYRARFALEKLRE